The following DNA comes from Papaver somniferum cultivar HN1 chromosome 4, ASM357369v1, whole genome shotgun sequence.
ATCTTCCTTCTTCCCTCTTCATCTGGTTCTCCTACAAATACTTTCCTAGAGAAGCGACCGGGCCGACAAAGGGCTGGATCTAATGCTTCCGGTCTATTAGTCGCTGCAATAACAATAACCTTTGCATCTGTTTCAAACCCATCCATTTCTGTCAAAAGCTGCATACATCAAATAGAATTTCTGGTCATGATACAATCTACAAATTATCAAGCAAGCCAACATTAGAGAATTAACTGGTAAGAGAAATTACTTGATTTAGTGTTTGGTCACGTTCATCATTGAAACTTCTACCACGCTTCCCTCCCACAGCATCAAGCTCGTCGATAAAAATGATCGATGGTGCACTTTTCCTTGCAATACTGAAGAGGTCTCTAATACGTGCTGCTCCTCTTCCAACAAACATCTCCACAAATTCACTAGCAGAGActgtaaaaaaaggtacccctgcTTCTCCAGCCACAGCACGAGCTAGTAATGTTTTTCCTGTCCCTGGGGGTCCCACGAGAAGTACACCTCTGGGTAACTTCGCTCCTAATTTGTTATAGTTGATAGCTCCTTGGAGGCACAAAACAATCTGTAAGGAGGAAAAGCTGAAAGTTAGAAACTGATATAGAAATGACCAAATATGATTTAGCAAATGAGACATCAAGAGGATATCAGGAGAGCCTACTCAGCAGAGCCTGATATTCAATCTCGTTACTAGTGCTTATAAAGGATAAAAAAGCACATGCTCCACCAATTATTAGGAAAAATCAAAGGAAGTGCGGGAAAATGGTATTCTGATAGCACAGTAAGCACGACCCTATGATCCTTAGTGAGCCAATGGATCATTTTGGAAGTATGCGGATGGTTAACAGTCAACTCTAGTGTCAACAGAACATATGAACTCTACGCTTGGGTCCTTCTGGCAATTAATTCATCAAACTTACTTAACTGCACTTTAAGTAGTAAATCATAAGAATGAATTTTAATACAGGTCATATGCATATATGAGTTAACAACAGCAGTGAGAGTAAGCGTACCTCCATAAGTTCTGTTTTAGCTGTATCAACACCCtccacatcgtcaaagttcacaGTTTGATTACTCGGCCGCCGCTTTTTTGCCGGGCTATTGGATGTTGAAATTTGACGGTAAAGCAGCCACATTAGAGGAGCTAAGGGAATCCACAGAGTCAAAATAGTTATCATGATGTTTCTCACTGACGTTAATGTTGATTGAGGGGTTGAGCTATATATGGTTCCCTTCTCTCTCATCAAAGTAAGTAAGAAATTCTCATCATGGTCGATCTTTCTTGTGTAGTATTGCCATACGGGGGTAGAGACTTTGGTACTTGAAAATCTTCTCAACATTTCCATACCCATTGGCGGACGAGTCTTGACATTTTCCGGCTTTAAAACACTATCACTCACACTCTCAGACAAACTATCTGCAGGAAGTAATTCATCATCTACCGACTGAGTCGCACTTGGAACTGGAGAACCCGTGTTATAAAAAATACGACGCGACCCCTCTTCGAAAAGAACCTTCGATACTGAGCCACTTTGAAGATTCAAAATCAAGTCCGAGTATGGAACTACTTTCGGAAATGGCACAGACGTCAACTTAAGAAACAAATAGCATAAACCCAATACCACAGAAATTGCAGTAGAGAGTGTTAGCTtcctcatattcttcttcacatacattccaaaatcattcaaaattGCTCTCAAAGAAACCCTTTTCAATTTCCTTGATAAAAGACGCAATCTTGGACGCAATCTCAATGAGAATCGTTTCTTCAAATCAGTCGTTTCACATTTTACTGAATTTGTTTGATTATTTCCATTGCTCCTGTTGATATGTGACCTAATTTTCTTATTATTACAAAAGGACTTATATTTTGAATTACAACAGCAATAACAACAACCCAATGAAGTCAAAGAtaatgaaccacaactagatatagacCCTGAACTAGATTGAGCTGCTAAAGATTGTGTCTTTCTTGTATGAACTCTAAAATTATTTTGAATACATAAAAGCATTGATTGATCAAAATAAGTACCCATGGCTCCATGAGTGGATATTACAGAAAAAGGTGCCATCTTTAATCGGTAAACAGTAACTGCAGCTATACTCAATGAAATCTAGGAAAACCCATGTAACTAAAATCTGTATTTACAAAAAGTCTGAAGAAAAAAGTGTGGAAAAGCAAATACCTTTTTGTTGTTAGCTGCAAATGAGAAGTGGGATTTTGAATTGGAAAAAGAAGTTCTTGAATATGTTCACCGAAATCTGAAGTTGGATTTTAAAGCGTTTGCCATTTTCCTTCTCTGCAACAGCTTATCCATAACAAGGGTCTGTCTCAATCTGTAGCGTTGAGCTGGGGAGTTTGCAGTCAGCCATTCAGGTGAGGTGATTCTTTTTCCGTATATACGAGTTAATATGGGCCTCAAGGAGGCCCAATCATACTGGGGATGGGCTCTTCCGTATTCGTCCGGCCTAGTCACCCAAAATCAGTACATACGGATTTGCTATCACGTGCGTCCAACCCATCCAAATGATGGATTTCAAAATGGAAAATTtgctgtttggtcctaagcccattaagttagttatagtagggtccaaccgggttTTAGACTTATCATTAGGTCCATAGTTATTTGAAACAAGCAAAATGACCGGTTTACCCTAGAACTAAACACGTGTGAAATCAACCACCTTCTTGCGGTTTTTCTTTCCCGTACAACCACCTTCTTGGGGTTTTTAGACTTCACATTCAGAGATTTTCAAAGAGAAAATTTTTTCTCTTCACACAGAGAATAGAAACCCAAAATTCATTTAGAGAATAGTTTCCCTACAAGAAAATTCATTCAGAGAATAGTTTGCAAAAAACGATTCTGATTCACAAGAATagagaaaaaccctaaaacctaTATTCTCTTCCGATAATggttaaaacaagaaaaatcacaagaacaatccaagaagaagaaacaataatggATGATAGCACTGCTCCTAGAACATCAGAAGACGATTCAAGAATTTCAAGACGaaaatcaaagaggaaaaagagtAAAAAGCTTGAAACACCGAAATCgaagaaaaaaacttcaaaaagttCATCGGACGATGAATATATAGATGTACTAAAAAGAAAACGAAGAAAACCGAGTAACAACGCACCAATTCAGAAAAAAGGTACCATTTCTAACACTTTCAGTATATTTTTTGTTTCTGTGACATAGATCCACCAGTACATATTAGAAGTACTGattaaaaatttatgaaaacctATCAGAGTTTACATGCAACTTCTACTTTGTGTTTCTAGCACTTAGAATTGGCAGTACATAACTATAAAACTGTAGAATAAGAATCAAAAGTGATATGCAAtgtgtttcattttatttctgatacatagagccagcagtacatatatcaaATACTGAGGTTTTTTCTTAATTAGCTTGTTTTTTGGCAGTACATAAGTCCAGTAGTGAATGGGTAACATTGTTTATGTGTCTATTTACCACTGTTTGTGTTTCTGGCACATAATTGGCAGTACATAACTAAAAAACTGAGACATTGTAGTGTTTATGTACTCTAAATTCATCAGTTTCTTTGTTTATGTGATAATGAGCTTTGGATATGAAGTACATAAGGCCAATAGTGATTGATTGTGTTTCTGAGATGATGAATGTGTAGTCCATAAATGTTGTGATGAAATAAAACCAATTAAATTTTGCAGGTAAGGTTGTGCCAAAATCTGTTAGGAAGTTGTATAGGTCTGGTTTCACAGCATTACATAGCCTGGTTGCCAGAATGAAGGCGAGTAAATATACTTTGAGTGAAGCCACATTGGAAAAGATAGTCGAATCTTCTTATGGACAGATGTTTTTGATGTTCTGGCACACTAAGTACTCAGAAAGTCATTGGGAAAAGTTGGAAGGTGCAGTGAAAAAGTACTTGAAGTGTTACAAAAGGGGTCGAGTCAAGAATGAGCTCACATTTGAGTTTGTTAGAAGAGGTGAAACACACATTATTACGTCGACACCAGAAAAAATGAGTGTAATGTTTGGAATGCCACGAATGGCAGGAAGAAGAACTGATGACACCTTTTTGATGGGAGGTGGTGGATGGAGGCAGAAACCATTCTACATTAGACACTTTGGTGATAGCAACACGGTTACAAGACCAATGCTACAAGATGCCATCTTGAAACTGCTCAAGCGTACTGGAATCAAGAATTATAAATCTGAAGGTGGCGAAGACAGTGATGATGACAATGATGAACAAGTACCCgatagtgaagatgatgaagatatggagtacaggataccaagagtagaaactgaacaaacaattgaagatatGGTTAAGCTATTATGCCTGTTTATGTGTATTACTTTGTTTTTTACAACAAAAGATGATCATAAACTCAAAGAAAAGTACTTTGGTTTAGTTGATGATCTTGAGAAGTCAAAGAATGTATCTTGGCCTGACCTGCTACATAGtttcttagagaagaaaatcaatcagAACTACAACACTCCCGAGGACATCACTGGTTGTGTCGTCTATTTGTTGGTATCGATCATCTAGTACAAGCTTTTTTTTTCCAAGTACATATTTACTCTACTGTCATTTAAGTTTCTGTATTTGAttctattgatgttatttttgTCATAGTTGTTGTATGCGGAGCATACTCACTTGGTGAAACCAGTGACGTTACCAGATGATCGATACCTTCCAAGAGCGGCAAGGTGGAacatcaaagaaatatctgttgagtttCTAAAGGATATGGAGGCTTCGCAATACACAGTAAGTCCCtaagaaaaataatatatattactaggataagttttatttcattatgcttcttgtagttttggtttaggAAACAATGATGCACCAGTACATATCTAAAAAACTGATTAAAGTTGATGAATTTAAGTATAATTATTTATGTTTTCATAAATAATTATACTTAAATGATTTGTTTTAGGTAGGACACTATCAGAAAAGCAGTTTTCTGATTGACCAAAATGATTGTGTGTGTGTCATATGCACTatttatttgagtacatatatgttatACTGATACAAAAACTGGTTATATGTGTGTGTTATATGTACTTTTCCAGTTCTCTAAagaatttaaggatgaatatactATGTATAAAAAGGAAATATTGAATGAAATTGCTCAAAGGCTTCCAGTTGAAGACGTGCCATTGACAGTAGATTGGCAAGAAAAATTCGAGGATTTGGAAGTAAAGAATGAAGATTTGAGGCTGACAATTGCAGAAAAATGGTGTGAGTTACAGAGCAGGAAAGAGGACGGCCTCCCCATTGATGTGAGTATCCTAGAAGAGCTTTTGAATGATATATATCACAGAGCTTACCCACCTCCACAACCAAACTCGGGATAAGAAGAATCTAGCAGTAGCTCTGAAGAAGGGCATGATGATTTGGATGACACCGTTCCATCAGCAACTACTCCCTTGGTAACAGAGGCTGAACAGGAAATTCCAGATGATACCCAAGAAAAGTCGAATGAACAGGGAAATGCTACTCCAACAATGCCTGTTATGGGGGGCTCTGAAGAAAATCTCACACAGTTCGATATTGAAGTTTCACAGTTTAAAATTTGGGCTAGATATGATTTGGAGCGAAAGGTGAAAGAGCTGCAAGAGGAAAAGAGCATGCCAGAACCATCACAGGTAAGTTATATTCTTTCTAGTATTAGTTTAGTttgtaaaaaactaaa
Coding sequences within:
- the LOC113275691 gene encoding probable inactive ATP-dependent zinc metalloprotease FTSHI 3, chloroplastic, whose product is MAPFSVISTHGAMGTYFDQSMLLCIQNNFRVHTRKTQSLAAQSSSGSISSCGSLSLTSLGCCYCCCNSKYKSFCNNKKIRSHINRSNGNNQTNSVKCETTDLKKRFSLRLRPRLRLLSRKLKRVSLRAILNDFGMYVKKNMRKLTLSTAISVVLGLCYLFLKLTSVPFPKVVPYSDLILNLQSGSVSKVLFEEGSRRIFYNTGSPVPSATQSVDDELLPADSLSESVSDSVLKPENVKTRPPMGMEMLRRFSSTKVSTPVWQYYTRKIDHDENFLLTLMREKGTIYSSTPQSTLTSVRNIMITILTLWIPLAPLMWLLYRQISTSNSPAKKRRPSNQTVNFDDVEGVDTAKTELMEIVLCLQGAINYNKLGAKLPRGVLLVGPPGTGKTLLARAVAGEAGVPFFTVSASEFVEMFVGRGAARIRDLFSIARKSAPSIIFIDELDAVGGKRGRSFNDERDQTLNQLLTEMDGFETDAKVIVIAATNRPEALDPALCRPGRFSRKVFVGEPDEEGRRKILAVHLRGVPLEEDPYLICNLVASLTQGFVGADLANIVNEAALLAARRGGEAVAREDIMQAIERAKFGINGKQLTPSALKAELGKLFPWMPSLGKGNKTRETGLQGPLGYQTLS